TAATAATAGTTATGTGAACAcggtctctctgtctcaaaatatctcattgtattgtttttactcacccttcttgtgctGATGTGAGGTGATAAGATGCCTACGTGATGAGATGAaatgaggtgaatgatgtaggcacTGTGATGTAGCAGTAGGTTTCTGTTAACCTGACCTGATGATATGTcaggaggaggatcatctgctttcaGACTGAGGTTGACCCTGGataagggaggggtggggaaacTACTATACTATAgattttattagaatttcttttGATCAGTTTATGAGTGTTCCACTAGAGGGCAGATAAGGAACAGATGTAAGGTAGAAGGCAGACCATTCCATTTTCTAAAGAGCAGGATAGCAGTAGCTCACATTGAAGGTGGGCAGTATCCATGGGTTAGGTTTACTTGAGTCTTGGCTCCCCATGTGAGTACAGATAGTGGTATCAGAAAGGTAGTCTTTAGAACCTCAAATTCTGGTCTTTGAAAGTGTTGTAGATATTAATTTCTAAACTCTAGCAATGGctgataaaaattcttaattttttcctttcatagaaATGTGTGTGTTATCTTTTATCTGACCATCACTTCCCAGTCCCGCTGTGTAACATTGCCCTGCATTGTTTTCTTCCTAGCTCCTTAGTACTGTCTGAAGttactttgtgtttttatttgtagtCTGTGTCCAGTCCTTGCTTCAGTGCTGTATCTCAAGTCTAGCGCAGTGTATGTCTGGTACCTGGTGGGCACTCAGTAAGTACTGGGTGGAAGGAATGTTTGCCACTGTAGCAGTAACTTCTCAGGTATATCATGTATGTATTCCATAAACTCCGAAAAAAACGGAATCTACCAAACCAGTCTTTTCCAGCCTCCTTTCCTAAACAGGTCCTGACTGTTGGGAAGAACGAAGGTGAATGCTTTTCTGagtctctttcctctcccccaccctagCTTGCCAGCAAAGCACggacagagaaggaggagaagctgaGCCAGGCCTATGCAATCAGCGCTGGTGTTTCCCTAGAGGGCCAGCAGCTCTTCCAGACCATACACAAGACGTGAGTTGGGGGAGCATAGGGGTCCCTTGTCCTGGGGGTGATGCTGCCTGGCTGTGCTGTGTGGTAGCCAGCTGTTGGGTAGTTGTGTTCCTGAAAGTCAGTAGAGATGCTGGTTAGTGTGTCCGCAGCACCTCGGTGTCCAGGGATGTGGGTGTCTGTTACCTTTCTGCACAGGAAAATGGTGTAATTGTGGACAAGTTGTCTTCTCTTaccttcagtttcttcatatgtaaaatttgGTTTGGGATTAGATTATCCTAAAGGTCCCTTTTAGAGCTGGTGTTCAATAATTTAGAGCTtgtggcttctttctctttcattattttgatcTTCTTGTACCTTACTCCAGAAGCTGATGCAGTTTTATTAAAGGAAAGTtacatgtctctgtctctctccaattGTACATTGGGGTGTATATAGGGAGTCAGGGAGAGCAGAAGGCCACCTTATTACCACCTCCTAAAAGACATTTTGTCACAGCAGAAGTCATTTGACTCTCCACTAGCTTCCCTAGCTGCTGAAAAACTGAAACATTtgacactccccctcccccctgctgccTTCTGTTACCCTATTTAACCACCTGGGTCTGGTGCACAGATGGCAGCTGGCATCAGAGCTGTTTGAGGCCGTGGAATGAGTATCTGAACATTTACAGGTATGTGAAGGAACTCTGAAGAATATCAGCTGCCCTGCGTTTCCCCAAGTGTGAACTGGAATGGGTTTTCCCAGTCTGGCAAGTGCCCAGCTGTCTGAAAATTGAGAAGGGCCAGTTTGAGGAGCAGTTTCCATTTTaggaggtgggaggcagagtaTAGATCACAGTAAGATGgggaatttctttttcctgtctttctaAAGGTGCTATTTCCCCCTAGGTCAGAGGTTGGCAAACTCTAGCCAAATCTGCTAGTTTGTTTATATGTCATCTGTGGCTGTTTTTGTAGTTTGGTACAGCAGCAGAGTTCAGTAGTTGTGACAAAAATTGTATGGCCCTTAAAGCCTAAAATACTTGCTGTCTGACTCTGTAtcgaaaaagtttgccaacccctgcccTAGGCTGCTACTTAAATTGAATCTAGTGGCCTGTTCCTAGCTGttcatttgaattcaatttgGATTAGACTTCTGAGGCTGCCACCAATATAGGCTGTCCCTAATGCTTCAGAGTAACTCTTCTGGGCTCTCCTCGGAATGGAATATGCATCATGTCATTGCTTTTCCTAGCCAGTGGTGCCCAGGAAGTATTTCTTGGCTACTACACCCAATGGGCTGCTGGCATCTGGTTATTGCCTGAGCTGTGAGCTGAGAAGTGGGGGTCAGTTTTCTGgagttatttattcatcaggCAGGAGGTGTGGGATGCCTGCAAGAGGCAACTTTCACctgctctcttctccttccagCATTAAAGACTGTAAATGGCAAGAAAAAAACATCGTAGTCATGGAAGAAGTTGTTATTACACCCCCATATCAAGTGGAAAACTGTAAAGGCAAAGAGGGGAGTGCACTGAGCCATGTACGCAAAATAGTAAGTAAAGGAGCTGTGAACCTTTAGAGAAAGGATGATTCCTTGGCCTTTACCCTTCCAGCATCAGGGCAGGACCTTGTACTTTAATCCCTGCCTGGTGCGACCTATCAGCCTGTGGGCAGCTCTGCctagccccctgccccctgcgcTGCAGTGCTCTGCAGCTGTGGCTTGGCCACGTCTGTGGGGATGGAACCCACTGGGCAGCGTGCAATAAAGTGAGTGGTTGGCCCCATGTCCTCAGCACTGTGGCTTTTTGGAATTAGCCAGACCATTCCATGGTATTGAGCCTGAGCAGTTCCTCTCATCCCAGGCTGGGTTCTTCTCAGGAAGGGCTGGTTGGTATAAATCAGTTGATGTTGGCATCACTGACCTTGCATATATCATGTGACTGTCTAGATTGAGTGGCAGCATTTGTGAGAACACTCTGAGCATTGAGAGACATCATTGTGGATGTAAACATTCTAATACTGTTAATACCCTGTCAGCTTTTTATTCTGCACTTAGGTGAAGAGTGGGGAGGGAGTTTGGGCATAATAATCTCCTTTCATGCTGTGTTTTAGTTTATAGGTTCACCTTCTTTTAGACAGTCTTAGCTGAACCTGTAGCAAATGTGGTTGAAACAAGAGGCCCCTGCCTACGTTTGTCTGGGAAGGCCCGCAGACACCAAGGGGAGAGGTGCCTGAATGGTCCATGAGATGGACAGCCGAGACGGGCTGTGGATGCCCGGAGTGAACTGTTTGGGAGGCCTTGGTGCCCATCTCCTGTTCTGACCTAGGCTGAACTGGTCTCTTTCAGGTTGAAAAACATTTTAGAGACGTGGAAAGCCAAAAGATACTGCAGCGTTCACAAGCCCAGCAACCACAGAAGGAGGCTGCCCTGTCATCCTGAGTCCACACACACGGAGGACTCTTCCAGCATCCAGCCAACGAGGCGATGGTGGTGGCTTCGGCGGAGGCAGGCCGGGGGAGGGAAGGGATCCTATATTTCCTGTTGGCTCTTGTTAACAGAGTCAGCATTTCCAAATCTTAGActtgaacaaacaaaacacccaacaaaaaagaacaagagaataatttaaaagttgaATCATTACTTGACTAACAGACTTCGGTCCACCATGTCCTTTTCACAGCCCCTTCTGGAACAGTCaccttgttaattttatttttgaaaattccttTCCTGCTCTGCCCTTTCACCTCTGACTTTCCTAGTCTGTCCCTGCCATTCTGTTTTTATAAGTGGCTACACTTGCCTTCTGAGTGATTGAAAGAAACTTTTACATCTTctcttccaaaataaaagtaacaagcTGACTGTGATACTTAAGTTGAGACTAGAGCAGCAGACAGAGGTCTCactttaaatttgtcttttttcttttttttttttctttttttgcacagGGCATGGCttgaattagttttatttttcttaactttaaatatatatatgaaaatatatattaaaatgttctctaaatattttctgcttcttgCAGGTCTCTTTTTACTAGATCATGGCCGCTCTTCCCACCTCATCCCTTCGAAAATAAAAACGTATTACCCTCCCCACCACCTATAGCCAGGCAACTAACTTGACTTGGTTCACAGCAAGAATCTTCTGCAGCACTTTCTAGAGCCAGTGTTTGCAGGTGGGATTCGGCTGTGAGGGTTCCTGATGGCTttttagtctgtgtgtgtgtaccagtCTCAGATTTGGCCAGAACCTcaggattctccctctgccttttgtcTTACTTCATGGTACTAGAAGAACTTCTCACCACTCTCCCGTCTCCTAGATGGGAGAGTCAGCTGCCCTGTCTCCCGTGCCCTCTGCAGGAAGAACTATTTTGCATGGCACGTCTCAGCTCCTCCTCGAAGGATGATTTTCTTCCATAAGAAACCTGGAGCCCACCTCTCCCAGTCTCTCGAAGTCTGTATCCAGAGCCACTAGCCCAGGAGAAAGCCTGGGTGACCTGTAGTTTCTCTTCTCCCACCAACCTCCTGCTTTtatgcccttccccaccccacttaAATTTTACAAGCTTACGATAGTTTGTATATGCTCAGCCGATGGGCAGAAAACCTGGAGAGAACTTCTGGACTTTAGCCCACCAGTTTGTCTGGTTTGACTAACCTGCTGAGCACGAAAACTGGCACCCGTTGTCCCTGTGTCTTCAGGGCAGTCCAGTGGGGCAGAGTGTGCCACCAGCTGAATATCAGGCACCTAGTGGGAAGTGGGTGATGCTCATGTGACTGGCTGGagctttgggggtggggtgggggttaaCTACTATCTTTTTGGCCATgatctctttccccttcctttttttttttaattaaataaatggatcaaaattaaataattcaagCCCTGccttcaaaatgaatttttttttttagtattgtttagcaaaaacaataaaacccaaATTTTTTTAACCATCACTCATGTCTCAGGTTTGTACATGCTCTAGAGACACCAGAGGGAGGGGGTGTAAGGGGAAGTGTGTTTGGTAATTTTTCCCTTTAGATTCTCTGCTTCCTACTCTTTACCCTTCCTCCTCCTACCCCTGGAGCTCACCCAGGGATATAGTGCAAAGTGTATAATTTCAAGAAAGGGATTCAGGGTTGGGAGGTATGTGTGAGTGGGGTAGGGGCGCAGAGGGATGGACACATACATGAGGCAGTTTGTTATGGGCtgtttggaagaaaaacaagagaagactTTTATATCCACCTGCTATTGGCCAGAGCTAGATTTAAAATACCAGGCCTTCAATTTAGTTTGCACAGAAGTATAAGCTGCTGGAGAAgataaaaaagggagaaagaagagagacctTGTAAGCTCTGATAGGGAGTACTTTTGACTATAGTTTTCGTTTATAAAATGTTGTGGGGCAACTTTAAGCACTTCAAGAGGTGGAGTTACGACTGTGTGAAAGGCAGGTGAAGAAGAAAGAACCAGGGCTTTGGAGGCATAAATAGTTGGGCTCACATCCCCACACCTCCCTTTCCTCACTTTGAGACTGTGGGTTAGTCATTTTACCAGCATGAGCCTTCGCTTCCCATTGTCAACATGGAGCCCATACCCATCTCCTAAAGTTGGTGTAGAAGGCTAAATATCTTTAGAATGCTTGATACCTAGAAGGTGCTCTGTCAGTGTTAGCTTGGTCCTGGGGTGGTTGACTCTGGGGATGAGATTGGATTAGATGGTCAGCAGAAACTCTGGCTTTGTTTCAGAAGTCTTCTCTAGATTGTGTTTTAAGTGAGGCCAATAACATAAAACGGGCAAGGATGGGGGTGTCTCAAGAATCCTGCCTTCTGTCTCTGATCTCACCTCTACCTctgccctggagtcctgggaaatTCCTTTGATTATAATATGGAAACCACTCCTTTCACAGAAGGAGAGTGGGTTCCAcagggttaagtgacttgtcctgAGAACCCCGGCTACCCatggtggcagagctggaatggAACCCCAGCCTTTTATCCTCCCATAGGCTCCTAATTCTGCTCTGTGACTTTCTAAACTAATGGCATGTGCGTTGCTCACTTGTTTGCCAGGTGTGGGGTGCAACATAGATGGGTGAGAGGCACAGGAATTTCCTGCTAGATTGGAAGAGCACTGAGGTGCTGAAGAGTGTGGTTCGGAGGGCTTGCATCTCTGATGACATGCGCAGGTAGTTCTATAGTGTCTCCTTGGTCTTGCAGCCTTCTCTTCCCCAGTATACATAAACCTCCACCCTGGCACCCAATgacctccctccccactgccacaTGCTTTTGGGTGTACTGCTGGGTAGAACGTGGAGTCAGTAGGGTATAAGGAGCATTCCCACAGTGAGTTGATATTAAATAGTGCTGTTCAGAGTCTGAGCAGCTTCTTGCTTTGAAAATTACTCAGGCCCTTCAGGGTTAGGTCAGGGGCTTCAGCCGGGATCCAGTGATTTAGGGTAAAGGttccttgacatttttgaagtcAAGAATGTGTGTGTTGCAATCTGTTCTTCCACAAGGCATACTAGTTAGTAAAGGAAAATGTAGAGAGCTTTCAGTCCTATATGGGGATAGAGTCTACTATCCTGTTGACCTATGGTGAGAACATACA
The Vulpes vulpes isolate BD-2025 chromosome 2, VulVul3, whole genome shotgun sequence genome window above contains:
- the LSM12 gene encoding protein LSM12 produces the protein MAAPPGEYFSVGSQVSCRTCQEQRLQGEVVAFDYQSKMLALKCPSSSGKPNHADILLINLQYVSEVEIINDRTETPPPLASLNVSKLASKARTEKEEKLSQAYAISAGVSLEGQQLFQTIHKTIKDCKWQEKNIVVMEEVVITPPYQVENCKGKEGSALSHVRKIVEKHFRDVESQKILQRSQAQQPQKEAALSS